The nucleotide window TAAATTTGTAAGAATTTGATTTGAGCTTCGATGAGTTAAATCTAGAAGAAGACGGAAACTGTTGTAAAAGAGGAAATTGAGTGTAAAATCGAGTTTTTTGAGTGGAAATTGGAAGGTTCCAGAAAGGCGAAACAGAGATTTTGGAAGCCAttgttgatgaagaagaagaagataaagcGCGGGGAGTTGAAAGGGAGATTAAGGGTACTTGTGGTGGTAGTTGTCTTTTGAAATTGTGGTTTTTACTATAATGTCCTTCAAATTGGAAATATCCTATTGGCTTAAGTACTAAACTTAGAGACGCAAATATTagttataagaaaatatatgtacTATTTTATGTAAATAGTATGTAGAGAATAACCATTCATTTATTcttctgtttcaaaaagaatattctagtttgatttgacataaaGTTTAgacgatttttaaattttgtggtattagattaaagttatgtcaaaatataccaaaatgtcctttaatctttgatcttaaacatgtcatgtgaaaagttgaaattaaaatggtACTAAAAAAACATAGGGGTCgttcttttttaaatagactaaaaaggaaaggaggtcattttCATCTCCTATTTTGcttaaaataatacataaattgttcttataactaatacatatattagttatgctgattcttaaaaataaaatactgtATTTATTTAACACATGAATAATGTACCTCTTAATCAACTACCCAACATGGTATTCAGAGGTGGACCCACATTCATATGTGGGGGTGCACGTGCATCCGTTTACTTTGGAAAAAatcatgtgtatatatgtatatctatcttGAAAAATTGGTAAAAACTATGATATAATTAACAGTGCACTCATAAGGAGTATAGGAGTTTCGTTGTGCTGCTGGTACAAGCTAGAGGAGCTACCATTACTTATGcaagatttaaatttaatatgtaCGTACTTACCTTCAAACCAGGTACCAAATGAccacttagggtgtgtttggtatggagaaatggaaaatattttatcatgtttagttgaataaatttttgaaaaatatattctcttggaaaacaagttctttaaaatgagaaaaatgtttttcttaatggAAGTAGGGAAAACAAGTTCTATAAGTAATAGTTTATGTTTATTGTATCTTCTCCACCCACGTACCCAACACCCTCAACCCCTACCTCATGATCATCCCACCCCCGCCATCCCTGAGGCCCGACTTTCCATCCTCTCTCACCCCTATAGTATTTGctaaattacatataaaagctcctgagataaaaaaaattaattttttttacctactTACCTAacactagaaaataagtaagaaatcaactcattttcaatataacattttccataaaatattctaagtcATAAAAAAACATGCCTCTGAATAACTAATCTCAACATTACTAATTTCAGCATTATTAATACActcaatttaatattattttaatacatcCTATCAAACATTCCCATCatttgaaagaaagaaatgtagatagatgtttttttttaacaattcaagatttgaaATCATAGAAATTGATTTAACTATCTTATTCTCAATTCTTACTCTTTTATTTACTCAATTAGTCCATGACCTCtaattgttgctttatatttgtttttctaatgCACCAAACATGGGCATACAATGATTTCACCAAACTCAAATGGTAAATTTTTATGGGGTACTTCATTTGGATATtaaagggaaaatacataaaaacacccTTGAACTTGACAGTAAAATTTACTTTAACACTTTAATTTTACGGGTAATTATTTACGTTCTATCTTATTACAAGTGAATTTTATATCACCCGAATAGTTCACGTTGCAAATTATAACAATATCAACAcgtaaataaagaaaaaaaaaattaaatggggccctttttcttttttcttttcagccaatacaattttttccatctcttcttcttccttacgCCCATTACCCCAAATCCAgccaatataataaataattacaaagtaatgaaaaatcaaTGAATCGATCAGAGTGAAATTTTAGATGTTAAGAACTTGACCCATATGAAATAATGAAGATGATGGGTGAATAgtgaaaataaaagttttaaaaaacatggggaagtaaaaataaagaagaagtattttttttttcaattatctAACGTGTCATCGATATGGCATAGAGGTGGCGCTTAAGTGGCGCGCGTGCATTTCACTCATAAGTATGAAACTGGTATTGTATGTGTAAggtgatattaaattcacttGAATTAAGTTTAGGGGGTAAATAATTACCCATAAAGTTAAAGTACTAAAGTAAATTTTGCTGCCAAATTCGAgggtgtttttatgtattttctctatatttaataatatgtactcaattttaaaaactttttgcACATCTACTAATTTGggaataattttaaatatgtggTGTTTGAAGTTTTATATGACTGGAGTttagataaaaataatgaaacttcAGTCATATGTGCAAGaactttaaataaaaaatgtctgAATGTCGGGCAAAAATCGCTAAAGTTCAAGTAAAAATTGATTGAACTTCAGTCACTTCAGAATAATATCAGATATGTAATGTCTGAAGTTCAGACAAAAAATAGTGAAACTTTATTCATATGAAACTTTGCAAATCTATCCACTTCGGAACAACttcaaatataacaaaaataataaacctTTAGTTATATGTGTTAGAACTTCAAATAAAAACAACAGAAGTTTAAAGCAAAAATGCTTGAAATGCAGACAAAAGGCCTTAGATACCTTAGACATAGCACATATCACACGATATGTTTCAAGCATAACATAATTAATATCGACATAAAGAACTTGTCCCTTTCATCAAGGGTGGAGCCAGATAGGATTGAGGGATTCATTCAAATTTCTTTTGAtggaaaattacattttttatacgtagttaaatttatttttttggtagatatattaaatgttgaaatttgaatCCCTTTGATTTCTTTGTATTTaccttttcatattttaaaaccCCTATTAAAAATTCGTGATTCCGCCACTGTCTTTCGTCTTATTAAGGTAAAGCATAGACCAATGACCAAATCCTAACTTTCATTGTtcgaaaaaaaaattcctttgtTAACGTCTTAAGCAGTCTATAAAGTGATTATTTCAATTACCATCTAAGATTAATTaagtatttgaaattatatttaaaaaaattggacaaAAATACCCCTAGCTAAACCACTAGAATTCGAAAAATTGACAAGTGAAATCTAATGAGCGATTCATTAAGTTCAAAAATTTACTAGAGTTTTAAATACCATGAATCGTGCTCCTTGGTAAAAGTTTAAAACCAAGGAACGAttcataaagttcaaatctttgTAATTTAAGTAGAAGCATTTTTGTCCAAATTTTGTTTCCACATAAAAGTATGGAAAAGTGTCTCTTATAGATGTTCTCTGAGCAAGTTATTAACTAAGGAACTTTATCTTTATCTTACTAATAAGAGATAATGGTAAAAAAAACATATCGAACGAATTTCATATCCTAACTATCAATTATTCCATTTTCCTACCTGAACTATCACcatcaatatattaaaatacaaacAACGATTAGTTGTTCCCTTTTCCTACCTGAACCATCGTTCAAAAGAACAACTGATAATAAGGGTGTAGAACTCACAAAAAGATAGTTCAGATGTGTTTTCAACTATTAACCCTACtaatcatgaaaatgatttgagTAATTCTTTAGGTTACCTTATGGAACTAAAGTCATACACAAAATTATGAACTTTATATAACAAGAATGAAAAAAAGTCACCACCCTAACATCCTCAAGAAAGGGCAAATTAGAAAAGATTACAATCTCCATGAGAGTTGAGTTTTCACTTCACAAAAAGTACCTTCCTACAAAGTGCATTACAAAAGGAAAATAGGAAGATGAACCAAACGTGTTTTCCAGAGTTCAACTTCAAGTAAAATCCCTTTGTTAATTGTAAACTTGTGTCCAACTTTTCACCTCCTACATCTCCAAGCTGACACTGAGAAAAGCGCGCGATCATGCCAGCAGATCACCACGCTACCGTTCTCCTCTTTAATCTTGTATCCTTCACAACTATAACTCTGCAACAATCTCCTTGCCTGCAACATAGCGTAATAACTCAAAGGCACGTTCGCGAAACCAGCTCCATCGAATCTTTGAAACCATTTATCCAACTTTTCGTGTCTCTCCTTCCGTTCACCTCCCTCACACGCTACAATGTTCTTAATCTCCTCGCCAAACAGCATTTTCTCGACCTTTAACCTCTCTAACGATGTTCTCTGTAGTGTGAATTCGAGACAATCAAACAATGCAGCATAAAAATACAACGACTCGGATAGCCTTTCCATAAGGGTTGTACCGTTATGATTCGAGTCTTGTTCTGTAACCACCATGACCTTTGGTGACAACCCCCACAATGCGTGGAGGAATCCGTCCATCtttgttgatccagttgaaGATAGCGGAGATGAGGATGCTGATTCATTGCCTGGACTAAAAACATTAGTAGTCGTCTCTTTTTCGAGCAAATCCCCTAAAGTGTTTTGGTTTAGTATTGCCCTTTGCAAGTGAAGACCATTCAAATGCTTAAAACCCAAAGgggatttcttttggggttCATCATCATGTGCAAGAAGAGTATGCAATTGCATAACTGAACTAATAGCTAACGCCTCTCCGGTTTTAACTCGTAGTTTTTCGATATCAAGATTCTCCAATTTACTAACTACTTGATGAAACTGAAAAGGGATATCAAGTTTTTCAGCTTCTTCTGTTAGAACATGTGCTATTTGTTCCAACACTTGCTTTTGTTGATGGACCCCCGTAATCCTCAAATGCGGGGGTCCTTCAGGGCGTGCGCTCAAATCCTGAAGGAGCGCACGCCACTGCAAGGGTTCGGAAGCATTAAGATCAACTATATGAACCATTTTTTCACCTTCCATAGCTTCTATGATCGCTTGATTAGCGATCACAGAAGCTACTTTCAAGAACGGAAAGTACTCAAAAAACATCTTCTTCACAAGAATATCCTCAGATACAACCCTCAACTTAGTCGAATTCAACGCCTTGTAAATCCCATTCCAAGATCTCAAAATCCTATCAGCAAGTGACTCAGCGAAATACGAGGCGATTCGCTGCATTGTATCTCCATTAGGAGATGCAAGATGGGAAATTTGATCAAGTGCTATGTTAGCATTTTCAAGATTTCCAATAGCTACATGATTAGCACAAGTAAGCAAAAGGTGAATTAGATATAAACCTCTATCCTCAGATTTCAAATCTTTAAGCCATTGATATGGTGAACCACCAAAATTAGGTGAAAGTGACATCATTGGTGATGATGAAGTCACTGATGATGAACCATCATCTTGTAACATTGTGATTCTTGAAATCAAAACCcaaaaatttcccaaaaaatcaaaacttgGTGACACAAATGCCAATAcacataaacaaaaaaagacaaattttGGCAAGAATGAGTAAAAAACAGAGCACAAGTTcccaaaaaatgataaatttggcAAGAACTTATAAAGAGCACAAAGAACCAAGAATTCCTTTCTGGGTAACTCAATTCATCAAAAACCCACAAAAAGCAACACAAGAACTCCCAAAATAAGTTCAAGAATCACCAGTTCAGGAAGATGAAAAAAACAGAGCACAAGTACCCAAAAAACACAAACTTGGCAAAAACTCAccaaaaaacacaaagaacCAAGAATTCCTTTCTGGGTAACTCAATTGATCAAAAACCCATAAAAATCAAACTAAGAACTCCCAAAATAAGTTCTTAGAACAAAGTTCAACAATCACCAGAAAACAGAGCACAAGTACTCAAAAAGCACAAATTTGGCAAGAACTCACCAACAAGACAAAGAACTAGAATTCATCAAATACCCACAAAAATCATAACCAGAACTTtcccaaacaaataaaaaaaagtttttgctGGGTTCAAGATTTTTCTGGTTTCTCtctgtgtaattttttttttggtgaagatATAGAGAGAGACGAATTTGGTTTGAATTAAAAAGGCGTGTTGGTGAGAGATCATAgtcttgttttgttgttgacAAAGCATGGGATTAATTTTTGTCggtaatatttttgtttttgtttttgtgttttgcTTAATTTCAGAGGAATATGgaattttttgtgaaaaacaGAGCCCTCTTTTTTTGGCTTTTTGTGTATCAGTTCTCTCCTTCTACGTGTctcattattttgtattctttttaTAATTACGGTGTTCGAGTCAAATTCGTATGTATAACCACTAGTTTCAACTTTCATGGATGTCTATCATAGTCCACAATCAATAAGTATTACGTAACACTATTTGCTAATACGAATTGAACTTGAGACCGTTTAGTTGTCATTGACCATGCGATCATACCATTGAGTGCATTTCTCGTTGTTTTTATTTCGagtgaaatgatagaaaatACTTTAAATTATCAGATTTTCACGAGTTTCATATCTTATTTTTCCATTGTTTCATTACTTTGCTAAATTATTACTTTCTTTATATTAAAACACATTTTGATACTGAGTTGATCAAATATTAGTTTCACTTGACAACAAGCGTGTATAAGTTAATTTAAGGCGTAACACATAAATGTGCTATTATTTAACTTGgtctcatttcacatttatggcCTCCAAATTTAGGCGTATACAAGTAGACAcctaaacttgtataaagttgaacaaatatatgAGTCCTACGTGACATAATATACATGAGACACCATGTAGGACTCAAATTGTCTTGTAGGGTGTCACGTAAAATATGTGTGTCTATTTATTAAACTTCATccaagtttaagtgtttatttATGCACACTCAAAGCTGAAGGAC belongs to Solanum stenotomum isolate F172 chromosome 1, ASM1918654v1, whole genome shotgun sequence and includes:
- the LOC125863381 gene encoding scarecrow-like protein 3, with the translated sequence MLQDDGSSSVTSSSPMMSLSPNFGGSPYQWLKDLKSEDRGLYLIHLLLTCANHVAIGNLENANIALDQISHLASPNGDTMQRIASYFAESLADRILRSWNGIYKALNSTKLRVVSEDILVKKMFFEYFPFLKVASVIANQAIIEAMEGEKMVHIVDLNASEPLQWRALLQDLSARPEGPPHLRITGVHQQKQVLEQIAHVLTEEAEKLDIPFQFHQVVSKLENLDIEKLRVKTGEALAISSVMQLHTLLAHDDEPQKKSPLGFKHLNGLHLQRAILNQNTLGDLLEKETTTNVFSPGNESASSSPLSSTGSTKMDGFLHALWGLSPKVMVVTEQDSNHNGTTLMERLSESLYFYAALFDCLEFTLQRTSLERLKVEKMLFGEEIKNIVACEGGERKERHEKLDKWFQRFDGAGFANVPLSYYAMLQARRLLQSYSCEGYKIKEENGSVVICWHDRALFSVSAWRCRR